In the Pseudomonadota bacterium genome, CAGGTTGTGTTCCACCGCCAGAACATTCATTTCAACCTGCATTCTTTCTTCAGCACTACCTGCTCCACGTTTATTTTTCAAGCGGTCCTTGTATTTGCGAACCTGTCGTTCTATTTTGTCCATAACCATGTCAATGGCGGCATACATGTCTTCAGTTTCCTCCTGGCCTTTGACGACAAAACCGTTAATGTTGAAACTGACCTCAGCTATATGCCGAAACTTCTCGACTGATAGAGTCACATGGATTTCTATCGGGGCATCAATGTACTTTTTTATCTTTGAAACCTTATCTATAGCATACTGTTTCAACGCTTCCGTTGTTTCCATATGCCTGAATACCACATTAATGTTCATGCCTTCCCCCTTGTTTTTGAAAATGTCTGTTGCTGAATAGCGCGGATTATCCGCGCAAAAAATCACAATAAAAACTAGCAGACCAGTGTTTTTGTGTCAATAAAATTACCGCTGTTTTTGTCTTTCAGCAATCGTAACTATTCAGCAGGGTTGTCTTTACCTGCAGTCTTTTTCGGGGACAGAATGATTTTCACCGAACAATATCGATATTTAATTGATTTTAGTACCATCTCAAAATGAAAAAATTTAATCTGTCTTCCGGTTTTCGTGAAAAAAATTCAGTCCCCTGCGGAATCAAGCTACTAGCTGGCTAAAGCTGAATAGTTACCAGCAATCAAGCTATATTATTCAGAAAATTAGTGAATAACTCAACCTTCTGACTTGCATTGCCAAGGATATATTGCCAGATGTTCGGGCCTGGCTCATAGCGGTATTGGCCGCCGAACGAATCACACGATGTGATTCGCGGCGGACGCCTCGG is a window encoding:
- the raiA gene encoding ribosome-associated translation inhibitor RaiA, which gives rise to MNINVVFRHMETTEALKQYAIDKVSKIKKYIDAPIEIHVTLSVEKFRHIAEVSFNINGFVVKGQEETEDMYAAIDMVMDKIERQVRKYKDRLKNKRGAGSAEERMQVEMNVLAVEHNLADTTPQVIRSTNFPIKPMDVDEAIMQMNLIDNEFLVFRSDSSNEVNVIYRRKDGNYGLIQPTD